In Colletotrichum higginsianum IMI 349063 chromosome 1, whole genome shotgun sequence, one genomic interval encodes:
- a CDS encoding amidase, with product MATEPYRLSATQASAKIRAGELTVEEYARSLLSHIEKRDPVVKAWEYLNPDQVIARAKELDAIPPEKRGPLHGVAIAVKDVIYTKDMPTQHGSPIYAGDAPKVDAGSIIVLRQAGALLLGKTTTTEFAATVHGPKTVNPHGTTRTPGGSSSGSGAAVADFQAPIALGTQTGGSTIRPGSFNGIYALKPTWNSISREGQKIYSLILDTLGFFARSVEDLQLMADVFELQDDEPPRAEFPVKGARFALLKTMVWPQAGPGTQSAIAKAAELLRAHGAEVEEIELAADLQNLPEWHATVLHSDGRPTFLPDYRAARGQLHEFLASHVENANKITRRAQLEAFDNIAAARPRVDRVLGGYDAVLAPSVVDEAPEGIASTGSAAFNGLWTALHVPVVNVPGFQGPNGMPVGVSLIAPRYHDRHLLTVAKAVGDIFEAEGGWKSAL from the exons ATGGCGACCGAACCGTACAGATTGTCGGCGACCCAAGCCTCGGCCAAGATCCGGGCCGGCGAGTTGACCGTCGAGGAATACGCCcgctccctcctctcccacATCGAGAAGAGAGACCCTGTCGTGAAGGCGTGGGAGTACCTCAACCCGGACCAGGTCATCGCGCGAGCAAAGGAGCTGGACGCGATCCCGCCAGAGAAGCGCGGCCCTCTGCACGGCGTGGCGatcgccgtcaaggacgtcATCTACACCAAGG ATATGCCCACCCAGCACGGCTCGCCCATCTACGCAGGAGACGCGCCAAAGGTCGATGCCGGATCCATCATCGTGCTTCGACAAGCCGGcgccctgctcctcg GCAAGACAACGACAACCGAGTTCGCCGCGACAGTTCACGGACCCAAGACGGTCAATCCGCACGGAACGACCCGGACGCCCGGcggctcgtcctcgggctcgggcgccgccgtcgccgacttCCAGGCCCCgatcgccctcggcacccaGACGGGCGGGAGCACCATCCGACCCGGCTCCTTCAACGGTATCTACGCGCTCAAGCCGACGTGGAACTCCATCAGCCGCGAGGGCCAGAAGATCTACTCGCTGatcctcgacaccctcggcttcttcgcccGCAGCGTCGAGGACCTGCAGCTCATGGCCGACGTGTTCGAGCTgcaggacgacgagcccCCTCGGGCCGAGTTCCCCGTCAAGGGCGCCCGGTTCGCCCTCCTCAAGACCATGGTCTGGCCGCAGGCGGGGCCCGGGACGCAGtcggccatcgccaaggcgGCGGAGCTGCTCCGGGCGCACggggccgaggtcgaggagatcgAGCTCGCGGCCGACCTGCAGAATCTGCCCGAGTGGCACGCGACGGTGCTGCACAGCGACGGCAGGCCGACGTTCCTCCCGGACTACCGCGCGGCCCGGGGCCAGCTCCACGAGTTCCTGGCCTCGCACGTCGAGAACGCGAACAAGATCACCCGGAGGGCGCAGCTGGAGGCCTTTGACAACATCGCCGCTGCGCGGCCGAGGGTCGACCGGGTCCTGGGCGGGTACGACGCCGTGCTGGCGCcgagcgtcgtcgacgaggcgccgGAGGGCATCGCGAGCACGGGGAGCGCGGCCTTTAACGGCCTCTGGACG GCACTCCATGTTCCCGTTGTCAACGTCCCCGGGTTCCAGGGCCCCAACGGGATGCCTGTTGGCGTCTCGCTCATCGCGCCTCGGTACCATGACCGCCACCTCTTGACTGTTGCGAAGGCGGTCGGAGACATCTTTGAGGCCGAAGGAGGGTGGAAGTCGGCACTGTGA
- a CDS encoding NCS1 nucleoside transporter, translating into MARIRMPTRAEMTAPFQSRAAFKEWAKASEAPEGRARIGDSRWSNKDLEPTPPEQRTWTWYNLPLYWFSNMFGTTGWNVASSLIAVGLTWQQAFVSCVLGALISAIIVTGMARPGVMLIIANHTPPPPPSPVLARSVMGMYGSYFFVFIRAVVCIIWYGIQTYYGANLLSVCFRCVFGNSWNNWANALPAGADVTSKQLLAFFLLWLIEFPFTWIHPTHIHYIFTIKGIVMPFACFGLFGWCMAHGTGISNINAASAAGAAAAAKTPVGWAVMSGVNVIMGSLSPMLVNQPDLARYCKRPRDAGWLQGACVFFAKILVFFLGLASTTSLQGAWGEAYWNLWDMLDAILDRHWTAAGRTGVFLVSLSFILSVLATNFGANSLPFGADMTGLFPKYLTIRRGQIVCAVLGVVVLPWKLIANASAFLSFLGSYNIFMAPLCAIIMSDYIVARRGNIHVPSLYNGSKDGLYWFKSGVNWVGVFAWIGGTAMGLPGLVGEYQPQSVSQPAKYMYMMGWVLTFFTSAILYIALIQFFKVKVYPPGYENEPMGYEWLAKEGRDGFFEGEREGEIYAPPSPRIADGEEMRLGEKGHKMEA; encoded by the exons ATGGCACGTATTCGCATGCCCACCAGAGCCGAGATGACGGCCCCGTTCCAGTCCAGAGCAGCCTTCAAAGAATGGGCCAAGGCCTCCGAGGCGCCCGAGGGACGGGCCCGGATCGGCGACTCGAGATGGTCCAACAAAGACCTcgagccgacgccgccggagCAGAGGACCTGGACGTGGTACAACCTGCCGCTGTACTGGTTCTCCAACATGTTTGGCACGACGGGGTGGAACGTCGCGTCCTCGCTGATTGCCGTCGGCCTG ACCTGGCAACAAGCCTTCGTGTCGTGCGTGCTCGGCGCGCTCATCTCCGCCATCATCGTGACGGGCATGGCGAGACCTGGCGTCAT GCTCATCATCGCTAATCatactcctcctcctcctcccagccCCGTCCTCGCGCGGTCGGTAATGGGCATGTACGGCTCGtacttcttcgtcttcatccGGGCCGTCGTCTGCATCATCTGGTACGGCATCCAGACGTACTACGGCGCGAACCTGCTCTCCGTGTGCTTCCGCTGCGTCTTCGGGAACAGCTGGAACAACTGGGCCAACGCgctgcccgccggcgccgacgtgaCGTCCAAGCAGCTGCTGGCCTTTTTTCTCCTCTGGCTGATTGAGTTTCCTTTT ACTTGGATACACCCAACCCACATCCACTACATCTTCACCATCAAGGGCATCGTCATGCCGTTCGCCTGCTTCGGCCTCTTCGGATGGTGCATGGCCCACGGGACcggcatctccaacatcaacgcggcttcggcggccggcgccgccgccgccgccaagacgCCGGTCGGATGGGCCGTGATGAGCGGCGTCAACGTCATCATGGGCTCCCTCTCGCCCATGCTCGTCAACCAGCCCGACCTGGCGCGGTACTGCAAGCGGCCCCGGGACGCCGGCTGGCTCCAGGGCGCCTGCGTCTTTTTCGCCAAgatcctcgtcttcttcctcggcctggcGTCGACCACGTCGCTGCAGGGCGCCTGGGGCGAGGCGTACTGGAACCTCTGGGACATGctcgacgccatcctcgaccgGCACTGGACGGCCGCCGGGCGTACGGGCGTCTTCCTAGTCTCCCTCAGCTTCATCCTCAGCGTGCTGGCGACCAACTTCGGCGCCAACTCGCTGCCCTTCGGCGCCGACATGACGGGCCTGTTCCCCAAGTACCTGACGATCCGCCGGGGCCAGATCGTCtgcgccgtcctcggcgtcgtcgtgctgCCGTGGAAGCTGATCGCCAACGCGTCCGCGTTCCTGTCCTTCTTGGGGAGCTACAACATCTTCATGGCCCCCCTTTGCGCC ATCATCATGTCGGATTACATCGTCGCCCGCAGAGGCAACATCCACGTCCCGTCGCTGTACAACGGCTCAAAAGACGGCCTGTACTGGTTCAAATCCGGCGTCAACTGGGTGGGTGTGTTCGCCTGGATCGGGGGCACGGCGATGGGGCTgcccggcctcgtcggcgagtATCAGCCCCAGAGCGTCAGCCAGCCGGCCAAGTACATGTACATGATGGGCTGGGTGTTGACGTTCTTCACGTCGGCCATTCTGTACATCGCTCTCATCCAGTTCTTCAAGGTCAAGGTGTACCCTCCAGGGTATGAGAATGAGCCGATGGGTTATGAATGgctggccaaggagggccgcgacggcttctttgagggagagagggagggagagatctacgcgccgccgtccccgcggatcgcggacggcgaggagatGCGTTTGGGGGAGAAGGGGCATAAGATGGAGGCTTGA
- a CDS encoding ZIP Zinc transporter: protein MARFTAAAAFAALLTTASASLVARQTAAATTSAAAAGPDPTAISQCSVSSSTQICKAGTTEFRVVSTPTGTLPSSYTGCHKHATDTYCFFGDGEVQILPAGAAAATATAAASTTAAAAVTGAPTAVSDCHLHGVTVFCMWGTSEYQVMTTPTNTAASAIPTAFTDCHAHGADTYCIAPNGDDVEIVAEGAESSDAGSGTGSEEPQGENCHFHAGVEHCVGAGESESGGTRNCAKVDRDYNIPLRIGLIFVILVTSAFGVYFPIFMINWMPTKTHTIFLILKQFGTGIIISTAFVHLYTHAQLMFGNECLGALEYEGTTSAIVMAGIFLSFLVEYIGKRMVMKKMASNPTATTRFSPETVSVLVLECGIIFHSILIGITLVVAGDTFFITLFVVILFHQMFEGIALGTRIAQLGQLTPTENAVRPTEKAVSPTTAVEVGQTSSAPNSFNSLKAPDFSLVKKLLIATPFALVTPIGMAIGIGVLQHFNGNDRETIIAIGTLDALSAGILVWVGVVEMWAEDWMHADAELLRTGPVVTFLAGLGLVSGMIIMSVLGKWA, encoded by the exons ATGGCCAGGTTCACGGCCGCTGCCGCCTTTGCGGCGCTTCTGACTACCGCTTCCGCCTCCCTCGTCGCACGACAGACGGCTGCTGCCACCACctctgccgctgccgccggccccgATCCCACCGCCATCTCGCAGTGTTCCGTTTCCTCGTCTACCCA GATCTGCAAGGCCGGAACCACCGAGTTCAGAGTCGTCTCTACCCCCACCGGCACTTTGCCCAGCTCCTACACAGGATGCCACAAGCATGCCACCGACAC ATACTGCTTCTTCGGCGATGGAGAGGTGCAAAtcctgcccgccggcgcagccgcagccaccgccaccgccgccgcctcgacgacggctgccgccgccgtgacCGGCGCCCCCACTGCCGTCTCTGACTGCCATCTTCACGGAGTCACCGT CTTCTGCATGTGGGGTACCTCGGAGTACCAGGTCATGACCACACCCAccaacaccgccgcctcggccatccCTACCGCCTTCACTGACTGCCACGCCCACGGGGCCGACACGTACTGCATCGCccccaacggcgacgacgtcgagatcgtcgccgagggcgccgagtcCTCTGacgccggctccggcaccGGCTCCGAGGAGCCTCAGGGCGAGAACTGCCACTTCCACGCCGGTGTCGAGCACTGTgtcggcgcgggcgagagcgagagcggcggcacGCGGAACTGCGCGAAGGTCGACCGCGACTACAACATCCCCCTTCGTATCGGcctcatcttcgtcatcctcgtTACCAGCGCCTTTGGCGTCTACTTCCCCATCTTCATGATCAACTGGATGCCCACCAAGACGCACAccatcttcctcatcctcaagCAGTTCGGCaccggcatcatcatctccaCCGCCTTTGTCCACCTCTACACCCACGCCCAGCTCATGTTTGGCAACGAGTGCCTGGGCGCCCTCGAGTACGAGGGCACGACGTCGGCCATCGTCATGGCCGGCatcttcctttccttcctGGTTGAGTACATTGGAAAGCGCATGGTtatgaagaagatggccagCAACCCGACCGCCACCACCCGCTTCTCCCCTGAGACCGTTTCCGTCCTGGTCCTCGAATGCGGAATCATCTTCCACTCGATCC TCATCGGAATCACCCTTGTCGTCGCTGGCGACACCTTTTTCATCACCCTCTTCGTTGTCATCCTCTTCCACCAGATGTTCGAGGGTATCGCCCTCGGAACCCGCATCGCCCAGCTCGGTCAGCTGACCCCGACGGAAAACGCCGTGAGGCCGACGGAAAAGGCCGTgagcccgacgacggccgtcgaggtcgggcAGACGTCGTCCGCTCCCAACAGCTTCAACTCGCTCAAAGCGCCCGACTTCTCCCTCGTCAAGAAGCTTCTCATCGCCACCcccttcgccctcgtcacccCCATCGGCATGGCCATCGGCATTGGCGTTTTGCAGCATTTCAACGGCAATGACCGTGAgaccatcatcgccatcggcaccctcgacgccctgTCCGCCGGTATCCTCGTCTGGGTCGGCGTTGTCGAGATGTGGGCCGAGGACTGGATgcacgccgacgccgagctcctccgcACCGGGCCCGTCGTCACCTtcctggccggcctcggtctcgttTCCGGCATGATCATCATGAGCGTGCTCGGCAAGTGGGCTTAA